The sequence ttactTTGTACAAAGAAACGTGTAAGAACACTAATTCAATTGTCATTTTTTATATACCATTTTCTTTCAGTATCAATATTACGTTATCTATAATAGCATTGAAACTTATCTTAGGACTGTAGTGGTTGAGTCGGCCTCATAGGTTTCTCAGCAGtaacaatattgaaaatattcaGTCAGAAACGATATATTTACGCGAGTACTAGAGTTATCTATGTAATGTAATAACTTTAATCTAAAGACTGGAAATAGCAAGATAAGTATCTTTTACAGATgacttaaaagtaataaaaacaacgaaaaataatcagtgatgttttGATTTgacttattgttttctttcaaagACGTCACTCTTTCAGAAAATATTCTAGATGTAGGCATTAAACCAATGTCTTCTGTCCAGTTCAATGAGCTCTTCATTCTGTTGAAGATGAACCAAATACTTTCAGCTGCCAACTAGGATGGCGTGGTGGAACCTGTAAATGGAAATGATTTTAGCAATGAGAGTTTATGGAGAATCCAATTCTTGTCAATGTTAGATGACCAACTAAGTCACATTAGTAATAGTTTCCAAGCATTTTTATTACTAGATACTGAGTACAATTCATTCAGAATCGTATACTTTAGGTTGCTGCTCTACTTCAGGAGAATCCCAAGAAGAACCAAGACGGTGACAGGATCAGAGAACCTGTCCTGGGCCTTCCTTTTAGAAAAGCACTTGAGCTACCAATCATCCGCCTCTTGCATCTTTTGAATGACTTAAAGAGAGCCATTCAGGTTTTTACTTACTTCTATGTTAGGTTGATGAGTATATTCGTATTATTTTCATTGGATCATATCCAATTATTTTAGTATCGTTTCATTTTACTGTATGACTCACATAGCTAGTTGATTCTATTTCCAAAAAGGTGAGAACCTGGATGAGTGGATAACACGCCTGCCTTTCTAACAATATCCAGTATCGAATTCTTCAAAAGAATTATACGAAGACGCAGCGAGTTAGCAGCCAAAGCAGACTATCtagtaataaagaataaattattaaacagacTTAGCACTTAATGTCTTATTATCTCAAGTTTACGTAcctttattgaaataaatgtgtaataaacGAGCTGTGAAACCCTAAACTTTTCGTTTAAGGATTGCCGAAACAACTTTTAATTGCTTTCCAAATACTGTAGAACTTAATTTTCAGAAGTATCCAAGACATTAAATTACACCATTTCAAATACGCTCTGAGTTTCGCAAATATTCCCTCAAACTGCTATCTAAAAACTAACAGATATATTTTGACCTAGAAACTTTAATTTTCTGGGTTATAAACTTTTCTATTTATTGGAGTACAATGATGGACGAGAAGCAAAAGAAAATCTTTCATGTTATGCCAGtgagataagtttctttaattGAGTATTCATAAAACTGACTTGTTAGGCttactatataaaaaatgtactttttcagagacatataaattaaaaaaaaaagagagcacGATTCAATCACTGGTCAGAGAGCTCTACTCGTAATCAAAGGGTCGGGCATTctaatccccgtgacaccaaacatgctcgccctttcagccgtgagggtgttataatgtgacgatcaatctcactattcgtcgtcaaaatagtagcccaagagttggcggtggatgatggtgattagcagccttccctctagtcttatactgcaaaattagggacggctagcgcagatagccctcgtgtagcttggcgcgaaattaaaaaaacaaacaaataaattttaaacataacgCAATACTTCTTTGATTTCATGATTAAAGgatcatagaaatattaaatttagatAACGTACCTTTTTTAAGGAATTTTGGCCTCCAAACTTTTTGATTTCCATCAATAACTCATCACGAGTATTCACATTCTGTAGTTTTTTACTTTCAGAACCTTCTTTGTTAAAGTTCTGAGAAGAAAATCTATTAACTTGAGTGTTGCCTGTAGAAGAAATGCCATTAGTTTGAGAGAAGTGTTTCTGTGGAAAAATTGGAGCCCCTGTATTTACCCTATCAGTAAAGCTTTTAGCTGAGTTGGTTCCTACTCCTGTGTTTTGTGGCTGAAAAACATGATTTTGTTGTAAAGGTGAAAGAGCAATCTCTTCATTCGTTGTAGTTTCTTCTTTACTACTATCTGCAACAGTGTCTCTTGATACAGTGCCTTTTACACTGGAAGACTTCACACTTTCTAGAATCTTAGATTTTGCCTCTTCTGAGAATCCTCTTACAATTGGAGCCCCCAGAAGTTTTGCTGGTGGAAGTCTAAAGGTACTGGAAATGGGTTTACTCTTGTAGGGTTGTGGTGCAAAAATATTCTTGAAAGATTGAGCAACTTCTGGTTGTTCTATATTTTGACTTATTGGCTCTTTGAAGAATCGTTcatcttgtttaaaataattagattCTTTCCCTACGTTTAAAGACTTCGTTCGATAGGCTACATTTCCAATTATTGTTGCTTGTTTATTAGATTTATTTGAAGGTTTATAGGAATTTTCTTCGAGGTTTTTATAAAACCGTTTCAATGAAATGTCTTCATTTTCTGCTTGACTTTTAAGACTCAACCAAGGAGATTTATTCGATatcaaattattagttttttttctagtttcttGTTCATTTTCGTGACTAATGACTTTAGGTTTCTCTGAATCAGTGGCTGGTTGAAATTCAGCAGTCATACGGGAATGACTTAGATCTTTCTTTATTGGATTCTTGAATGAGtcgaattgttttgttttagctgAAGTTAAACTTGCAGAATGAATACGTGACTGAAGATTGAAGGTTGAATTATGAATGTTTTTAGCAGCACTAACACTGCAAGGTTTTTCTTTGGGCAGCGTTTCGGATTTTAGCTCTTCTGTGTCAAAAGAAGAAAGCTGCTCTTTGAAAAACACTTGACTTTTTGTTAGTCGTGGAAGAGAGAATTTTGACATTATATTTTCCTTTGGCAGAAGTTCTTGGTTAGCTGGCATCTTCTTTTGATATGATAGTAATTGATTTTGAAGATTTTGATATTCATCTTGTAATTCGTTTTGCTGATCAGATGAAGCTTTGAAAATGCCCAGTTCTGTGCTTCCAACATTTTGCAGGTCGGAAAGCTTTAATTCTTGGTCACTGGAAGACTGAGAAACGTCTACTTGTGACCTTGCACGTCTGAATCTTTCTAAAAAAACAGTTTGCTGGTTATCATCGTATCGCTCATCTGCTTCCATCACTGTTTGTTGGCTAAGATCCATCATGGAATTTGTCTTTCCATTGAAGATATTCTGATCATCAATGGCTAAACAGCGTATACGCACCTTGCCTTTAATACCTCTTACTGAGCCTTCACCACTAAATACGATTTTATTGTTTTGAGGAGTCATTATAATAGGACTGGTTTCCTCTTGAAAAGGTTTAGCTCTTTCACATCCCAGTAGTTTAGGTTTTGTTTCACTTTTCGAGTTGATATCCTGGCAATGAAATGAATCTGATTTGTGGACCTGAAACCTATTTTCTCCAGAATCGG comes from Tachypleus tridentatus isolate NWPU-2018 chromosome 12, ASM421037v1, whole genome shotgun sequence and encodes:
- the LOC143234242 gene encoding uncharacterized protein LOC143234242, which gives rise to MSESSGHLELSHAENCKPSDNKGLSEKHETNLNNTVATPVDPEDSDNCCETNTFVFNRNADKDSITVQHNNIEPSDIGHSHTLLDYHNNELTRRDLDSCCSESDTEESEHICEDFDVHFVSDIDEGRSKGSYIIKGSDKEADSAHLEPSSRDISDSFQVKKHKETDTQQPGEILIEQKMEPPALLKEKVPRKATEQNNHSPVDENNISFEESLNESLASDNTSQSTLPSDLSPPPLEVVSGETSVMRNHSEKNSENTNSKLIKPNDLSITAAMRNLRLENFTIKSYMQKEDLFSSELQNFKSAKKYLECDENPIRNYLEKPFLRVPDKENLQETDSGENRFQVHKSDSFHCQDINSKSETKPKLLGCERAKPFQEETSPIIMTPQNNKIVFSGEGSVRGIKGKVRIRCLAIDDQNIFNGKTNSMMDLSQQTVMEADERYDDNQQTVFLERFRRARSQVDVSQSSSDQELKLSDLQNVGSTELGIFKASSDQQNELQDEYQNLQNQLLSYQKKMPANQELLPKENIMSKFSLPRLTKSQVFFKEQLSSFDTEELKSETLPKEKPCSVSAAKNIHNSTFNLQSRIHSASLTSAKTKQFDSFKNPIKKDLSHSRMTAEFQPATDSEKPKVISHENEQETRKKTNNLISNKSPWLSLKSQAENEDISLKRFYKNLEENSYKPSNKSNKQATIIGNVAYRTKSLNVGKESNYFKQDERFFKEPISQNIEQPEVAQSFKNIFAPQPYKSKPISSTFRLPPAKLLGAPIVRGFSEEAKSKILESVKSSSVKGTVSRDTVADSSKEETTTNEEIALSPLQQNHVFQPQNTGVGTNSAKSFTDRVNTGAPIFPQKHFSQTNGISSTGNTQVNRFSSQNFNKEGSESKKLQNVNTRDELLMEIKKFGGQNSLKKVPPRHPSWQLKVFGSSSTE